In Haliaeetus albicilla chromosome 3, bHalAlb1.1, whole genome shotgun sequence, the following are encoded in one genomic region:
- the CCDC166 gene encoding coiled-coil domain-containing protein 166 has protein sequence MASKTKQMKQDTTRAGKNKQEARTKNGDISKGISDMETLVKERKLYLQKEYNILTEHMNTYMGRLEHFLQENKFLEKEAQRNQEESNAYLSYITKHSQKCQNLIITLNDQNHTDLSQVRMQKEKVISQYTEKEKEVRSALMNMETKYSLMKKEVEDLQPFKDPSVQLEQMKKIKELEKELLVTKIQHSDEMQKIKSRFLHAKADCEMDFHQKIQVLTKRAEEAAIQSLIQHIKQVKAENWHLHQELLRLIQYSKILKETKVQLREQQQQLLRENKYTQDMAHMHHWLHQHEAHNTNCETYSSHSPFRCAH, from the coding sequence ATGGCATCCAAGACAAAGCAGATGAAACAAGATACCACGCGTGCTgggaaaaacaagcaagaagCAAGAACCAAGAATGGAGATATATCCAAAGGAATAAGTGACATGGAAACACTTGTCAAAGAGAGGAAACTGTACTTGCAGAAGGAATACAATATTCTCACTGAACATATGAACACATACATGGGAAGACTGGAGCATTTCCTGCAGGAGAACAAATTTCTAGAAAAGGAAGCCCAACGGAATCAGGAAGAGAGCAATGCTTACCTCTCTTACATAACAAAACACAGCCAGAAGTGCCAGAATCTGATAATAACACTAAATGACCAGAATCACACTGATCTGTCTCAAGTTCggatgcagaaagaaaaggtaatCTCACAGtatacagaaaaagagaaggaggtAAGGAGCGCTCTGATGAATATGGAGACAAAGTACTCTCTTATGAAAAAGGAGGTTGAAGACCTGCAGCCTTTCAAAGATCCATCTGTTCAGCTGGAACAGATGAAAAAGATTaaagagctggagaaggaaTTGTTGGTCACAAAGATACAGCATTcagatgaaatgcagaaaatcaaGAGCAGATTTCTGCACGCCAAGGCTGACTGTGAGATGGACTTTCATCAGAAGATCCAAGTTCTCACCAAGAGAGCAGAAGAAGCAGCAATACAATCTCTAATTCAGCATATCAAACAAGTGAAAGCAGAGAATTGGCATCTGCACCAGGAATTGCTCAGACTCATCCAATACTCAAAAATCCTTAAAGAAACCAAAGTTCAActgagagagcagcagcagcagcttcttcGGGAGAACAAATACACTCAGGACATGGCACACATGCACCACTGGTTACACCAGCATGAGGCACACAACACAAATTGCGAAACCTACAGCTCTCACAGCCCGTTCAGATGTGCCCATTAA